ACAAGTTATAtgcctttcatttcttttcactttcacccTCCACTCTTCTCCCCATGCAGACCCAGGCCTATCACAATGTGTCCGTGATGCCTCCAGCTGAGAGGACCATGCCCGGTATGGCCGTGCTGCTGGGGGCCCTGGGGATCGGGGTGTGCGGCTACAGCTCCAGGCAGTTGGCCCTCTACCACCGGCCCTCCACCCGCGTGCTGCAGTGGGTTGGCAGTCACACTGACGCCAGCATGGTGGGCAAGAACCCCCTCCTGGATGGAACTCGCCGGGCCAATGCCTGTCAGGAGATTCCGCCCCCTTCCTTTGTGGGCGCGAAATTCCCCTAAAAATAAATAGCCTGTGATTGTAGGTTGGATTGAGGTTGGCCAGCATCATTGGTTGAGTCTCCGAAGCTGCCCTTTAGCACGTCTAAGATTGTAGCTATGAAGGCCCATTGAACAAATGTGGCCCATGTGCTCTCTGA
The Scophthalmus maximus strain ysfricsl-2021 chromosome 15, ASM2237912v1, whole genome shotgun sequence DNA segment above includes these coding regions:
- the zgc:193593 gene encoding uncharacterized protein zgc:193593, with translation MFFRVPRLTPGYIRLLQTQAYHNVSVMPPAERTMPGMAVLLGALGIGVCGYSSRQLALYHRPSTRVLQWVGSHTDASMVGKNPLLDGTRRANACQEIPPPSFVGAKFP